GAACACCAAGCCCGTAAGAGACTTTAAATCCGTGACGCTGCAACACTGCTTCCAGCGCTCCAAGCAATCGAAGCACATTATTCTCACGACAGCTAAAGCCCATCGTACCGATGCGCCAGATCATTCCTTTTAAAGGGCCGAAGGAGCTAGCGATTTCGATCCCGAAGTGATCTAGCAGCATCGAGCGTACGGATTCCCCATCTATCCCATCAGGGATGAGCACACAAGTTACAACAGTAAGCTTGCATGAAGAATCGCCGTACAATTCCAGGCCCATAGCTGTTAATCCAGCTACAAGTGCTTTTTCATGGAGCTTATGTCTGGCGAATCTAGCATCCATTCCTTCTTCAAGGACAAGCCGCAAGCCCTCACGCAGTGCATAGAGCATAGAGGTCATCTCTGTATGATGATTAAGACGTTGCGGACTCCAGTAATCCTGAAGCATGCCGAGATCGAAATAGTTGCTGCGGACAAAAGACAACTCACCAGGCTGAACATCACTGGTTCTAATCCCACGCTCTACTCGCTTCCGTGTCATAAGCTTAGCTTCAGCGCGATCATTATATGTTATCGGTGCCATTCCAGAAGGGACGGATAGGCATTTTTGTGTACCCCCAACGACGCCATCCAGCATCCAAGCATCTGTTTCTACAGGGATGCCCCCAATGGTCGCTACTGCATCCACTATGAATAGAGCATCC
This window of the Paenibacillus sp. FSL R10-2734 genome carries:
- a CDS encoding alanine--glyoxylate aminotransferase family protein, translating into MKRYEDLSPSLRCIMTPGPVEVDPRVLRAMSFPVLGQFDPEFTHMMNETMVMLRELFATRNSWAYPIDGTSRAGIEALMVSLILPGERVLIPIFGRFGHLLHEIAERCGAEVFVLEKPWGSVFEPNEVIAAMETFKPHVVAMVHGETSTGRVQPLAEIGRACREMDALFIVDAVATIGGIPVETDAWMLDGVVGGTQKCLSVPSGMAPITYNDRAEAKLMTRKRVERGIRTSDVQPGELSFVRSNYFDLGMLQDYWSPQRLNHHTEMTSMLYALREGLRLVLEEGMDARFARHKLHEKALVAGLTAMGLELYGDSSCKLTVVTCVLIPDGIDGESVRSMLLDHFGIEIASSFGPLKGMIWRIGTMGFSCRENNVLRLLGALEAVLQRHGFKVSYGLGVQSALDVYEGKVR